In Acaryochloris marina S15, a single genomic region encodes these proteins:
- a CDS encoding cell wall metabolism sensor histidine kinase WalK produces MKLRKRSVVARFFRQTRTRILLLYVSLLGVFTGLAIPLYQTLITNQVSLRVRNDLSEAQEIFHDAYMNWERQPNQTLEDLESFADDFLANQLPEDDNFFIFIIGGDFYRSNPSRLLKPMRPGSELYQQWEDVVEFNRGEWVADLPEIGTVLYKAEPLIVDGEQLGIMVLAHATAGEQNEALASVYTFVMIEGAVVLLSLCLAWFVTGRLLKPVRELAIAARQINESDLTQRLSAQGSGELADLAQIFNAMMDRLQDSFNSQRRFVNDAGHELRTPITIVRGHLELMDDDPKEQQETIELVLDELDRMGRLVNDMIALTKSERPDFLQYEMIDLKQFAHDLFTKAQALADRDWQVKLDCAGSMMGDRQRLTGALLNLLRNATQHTLPTGTIELGCKQTLTQVIFWVKDNGTGVVPQVIVG; encoded by the coding sequence GTGAAACTGCGAAAACGCTCGGTTGTAGCAAGATTCTTCCGGCAAACCCGTACTCGTATTTTGCTGCTGTATGTTTCGCTGTTGGGGGTGTTTACAGGACTGGCCATTCCCCTGTATCAAACGTTGATCACGAACCAGGTGTCCCTACGCGTACGGAATGATTTGAGTGAAGCTCAAGAAATATTTCACGACGCCTATATGAATTGGGAACGACAGCCCAATCAAACCTTGGAAGATCTTGAATCTTTTGCGGATGACTTTTTAGCCAATCAACTCCCTGAAGACGATAACTTCTTTATTTTTATTATTGGTGGAGACTTTTACCGTTCCAATCCATCTCGATTACTCAAGCCGATGCGACCGGGGTCTGAACTGTATCAGCAGTGGGAAGATGTAGTTGAATTTAATCGGGGAGAGTGGGTGGCGGACCTGCCTGAGATTGGCACCGTTCTCTACAAAGCTGAACCGTTAATTGTGGATGGTGAACAATTGGGTATCATGGTCCTCGCCCATGCAACGGCGGGGGAACAGAATGAAGCTTTAGCCAGTGTTTATACCTTTGTGATGATTGAGGGAGCGGTGGTGTTGCTCTCCCTATGTCTGGCATGGTTTGTCACGGGACGGTTACTCAAACCGGTACGCGAACTTGCGATCGCAGCTCGTCAAATTAATGAATCAGACCTAACCCAACGCCTATCGGCTCAGGGCTCAGGGGAATTGGCGGATCTGGCTCAAATTTTCAACGCCATGATGGACCGACTGCAGGACAGCTTTAACAGCCAGCGCCGCTTCGTCAATGATGCAGGCCATGAACTACGGACCCCGATCACGATTGTTCGAGGTCACTTAGAACTAATGGATGATGACCCAAAAGAGCAGCAAGAAACTATCGAACTCGTGCTGGATGAGCTAGATCGGATGGGGCGCTTAGTCAATGACATGATTGCCTTGACGAAATCAGAGCGCCCAGACTTTCTGCAATACGAAATGATTGATCTCAAGCAATTTGCTCATGATCTATTTACGAAAGCCCAGGCCCTAGCTGACCGTGACTGGCAAGTAAAGCTAGACTGTGCTGGCTCCATGATGGGGGATCGTCAACGACTGACGGGGGCCTTACTGAATTTACTCAGAAACGCTACCCAGCACACTCTCCCCACCGGCACGATTGAATTGGGCTGTAAGCAAACCCTGACCCAAGTGATTTTTTGGGTCAAAGATAATGGCACAGGGGTCGTGCCTCAAGTAATTGTGGGTTGA
- a CDS encoding HAMP domain-containing sensor histidine kinase, translating to MSPEEQLRIFDRFARLGKRQSDGSGLGLAIVKAFTKAHRGKIALESQLGKGSTFTITLPLSTQFGTVS from the coding sequence ATGTCTCCAGAAGAACAGCTGCGAATTTTTGATCGCTTTGCCCGGCTAGGCAAACGCCAATCGGACGGTTCAGGTTTAGGACTCGCCATTGTCAAAGCATTTACCAAAGCCCACCGAGGCAAAATTGCTTTAGAGAGTCAATTGGGCAAGGGCTCTACCTTTACGATTACCCTGCCCCTCTCTACTCAATTTGGCACCGTCTCCTAA
- a CDS encoding NAD(P)H-quinone oxidoreductase subunit F yields the protein MLEFLTQTAWFIPCYPLIGMVISLLWTPSIIRRTGPRPAGYVNIVTTFCAFLHGVVTFPSFWNQPPQYINISWLEVSGLTLNIPLEISSLTLGAGIVITSLNLLTQVYAIGYLEMDWGWARFFALLALFETGMCSLALCNSLFFSYIILEILTLATYLIVGTWFNQSLVVTGARDAFLTKRIGDLFLLMGVLAIFPLAGTWDYRELAIWAQTAEVSPTVMTWLGLGLVAGPMGKCAQFPLHLWLDEAMEGPVPGTILRNSVVVSTGAWVLIKLAPVIALAPIALTAMIVVGAITAIGGTFIAIAQIDIKRALSYSASVYMGLIFIAVGTQQLNAALLLMLTYALSMSLLIMSTGSIILNTITQDLTQLGGLWSRRPISGLSYLAGTVGLVALPPFGTFWALLELVDGLWVQHPVLVAVILLVNALTGFSIIREFGLIFAGERQPMTVRAPENLWSITLPTTFLAGATLHLPIILQKLGLLPHWSVLNHEAGFLLAASSLVGCGLGAYIYIGNQFSKPIRLPWTSVQDFFAFDMYTPTLYRSSIVAGVDRISRLTDWLDRHVVDGVVNWIARTSVNTGEVLKYGNFGQTQLYLLTIVSGVFIIILLLLRSLA from the coding sequence GTGCTTGAGTTTTTAACGCAAACAGCTTGGTTTATCCCTTGCTATCCTCTGATCGGCATGGTGATTTCCCTCCTATGGACCCCCTCGATCATCCGTCGGACGGGGCCTCGCCCGGCTGGCTACGTCAATATTGTCACGACCTTCTGTGCCTTTTTGCATGGCGTGGTGACCTTCCCCAGTTTTTGGAACCAACCCCCTCAATACATCAATATCTCTTGGTTGGAAGTATCGGGACTGACCCTTAATATCCCCTTAGAAATTTCCTCCCTCACCCTTGGTGCTGGCATTGTCATTACCAGCCTCAACTTGCTGACGCAAGTTTATGCCATTGGCTATTTAGAGATGGATTGGGGTTGGGCTCGTTTCTTCGCCCTTCTGGCTCTATTCGAAACGGGAATGTGCTCCCTTGCCCTCTGCAACTCATTATTTTTTAGCTACATCATTCTAGAAATTCTGACCTTAGCCACCTATTTAATTGTGGGAACTTGGTTTAACCAATCCCTCGTGGTTACGGGTGCTCGGGATGCCTTTCTCACCAAGCGAATTGGGGACTTATTCCTCTTGATGGGCGTGCTAGCCATCTTTCCCTTGGCAGGCACTTGGGATTACCGAGAGTTAGCAATTTGGGCCCAAACCGCAGAGGTTAGCCCCACGGTGATGACCTGGCTAGGCCTAGGTTTAGTGGCAGGTCCCATGGGTAAATGCGCTCAATTCCCCCTGCATCTGTGGCTAGATGAGGCGATGGAAGGCCCGGTTCCAGGGACAATTCTGCGAAATTCCGTGGTGGTGTCTACGGGGGCTTGGGTGCTGATTAAATTAGCTCCGGTGATTGCCTTAGCACCAATTGCCTTAACCGCCATGATTGTGGTCGGAGCCATTACTGCCATTGGCGGTACGTTTATTGCGATCGCACAAATTGACATCAAGCGAGCCTTATCCTATTCAGCCAGTGTCTACATGGGGCTAATTTTTATCGCCGTAGGGACACAACAGTTGAATGCTGCGCTGCTGCTGATGTTGACCTACGCCCTGTCCATGTCTCTGCTGATTATGAGTACGGGGTCGATTATTCTCAATACCATTACCCAAGACCTGACCCAACTAGGAGGCTTATGGAGCCGTCGTCCCATTTCTGGACTGAGTTATCTGGCAGGCACCGTGGGATTAGTGGCTCTACCGCCCTTTGGTACCTTTTGGGCACTCCTAGAGTTAGTGGATGGTCTGTGGGTCCAACATCCGGTATTAGTGGCAGTCATCTTGCTCGTCAATGCCTTGACTGGATTCAGCATTATCCGCGAATTCGGCTTAATCTTTGCGGGAGAGCGCCAGCCCATGACGGTGCGAGCCCCCGAGAATTTATGGTCTATCACCTTACCGACCACTTTCTTGGCTGGAGCAACCCTACATTTGCCCATCATTCTGCAAAAGCTGGGACTCCTCCCCCACTGGTCAGTTCTTAATCATGAAGCAGGCTTTTTGTTAGCAGCGTCTAGTCTGGTGGGCTGTGGTCTGGGTGCTTATATCTACATCGGTAACCAGTTTTCCAAACCCATTCGATTGCCCTGGACCTCAGTGCAGGACTTCTTTGCTTTCGATATGTACACCCCAACCCTGTATCGATCCAGCATTGTTGCGGGGGTAGATAGGATTTCTCGCCTTACTGACTGGCTAGATCGCCATGTTGTAGATGGCGTGGTCAACTGGATTGCCCGTACCTCCGTCAACACAGGGGAAGTCCTCAAGTATGGAAACTTCGGACAAACCCAGCTCTACTTGCTAACGATTGTTTCAGGGGTTTTCATTATTATTTTGCTGCTATTGCGGTCTCTCGCATAG
- a CDS encoding NADH-quinone oxidoreductase subunit M yields the protein MLNVLIWFPCIAAIIVALLPQQISGRNVRLAALILSGAILLFTLAVVAQFDVSNNALQFQETRSWLTDLGLDYQLGVDGLSLPLLVLNSLLCWIAIYSSRVETKRPRLFYALVLLINGGVAGAFVAQNLLLFFLFYEIELIPFYLLISIWGSSQQGSAATKFLLYTATSGGLILAGFLGVIWFSEASSFSYEVLLGQDLPINIQYAVLILLLLGFGIKTPLVPLHTWLPDTYVAASTPVAILLGGVLAKLGTYGIFRFCMPLFPDAWQTLSPVLATWAIVSVLYGALAAIAQKDIKRMVAYSSVGHMGYILLAAAAHTELSVVGAISQMFAHGLILALLFHLVGIIETKVGTRDLEVLNGLMNPVRGLPLVSALLVLAGMASAGIPGLVGFIAEFLVFQGSYAAFPIQTLLSVVGTGLTAVYFVILLNRTCFGRLDSSIAYYPKVEWNERIPALILTLLIIVLGLQPSWLVRWSEPTTAAMLAEIHLSTPTPNTFVVKIDPEPMPTLLSAGNSSSVS from the coding sequence ATGCTCAATGTACTTATTTGGTTTCCCTGTATTGCAGCCATCATTGTGGCTCTTCTGCCTCAGCAAATATCAGGTCGTAACGTTCGTCTAGCTGCGTTAATCCTCTCAGGGGCAATCTTGCTGTTCACCTTGGCCGTAGTTGCTCAATTTGATGTGAGTAACAATGCTCTTCAATTTCAGGAGACTCGGTCTTGGCTCACAGATCTAGGATTGGACTACCAGTTAGGAGTAGATGGATTATCTCTGCCCCTCCTCGTTCTGAATAGCCTACTCTGCTGGATTGCTATTTACAGTAGCCGCGTCGAAACCAAGCGTCCTCGCCTATTTTATGCCCTGGTTTTGTTAATCAACGGCGGCGTCGCTGGCGCTTTTGTGGCCCAGAATTTGCTGCTGTTTTTCCTCTTTTACGAGATTGAGCTGATTCCTTTTTATCTGCTAATTTCCATTTGGGGCAGTTCCCAGCAGGGCAGTGCTGCCACCAAGTTTTTGCTCTACACCGCCACCTCTGGGGGCCTGATTTTAGCTGGGTTCTTAGGGGTGATTTGGTTTAGTGAGGCCAGCAGTTTTTCCTATGAGGTTTTGTTGGGACAGGATTTGCCCATCAATATTCAATATGCGGTACTGATTCTGTTGCTGCTGGGGTTTGGTATTAAAACCCCGCTCGTCCCTTTGCATACCTGGCTTCCCGATACTTACGTTGCCGCTTCCACTCCCGTTGCTATTTTGCTGGGGGGGGTGCTGGCTAAATTGGGGACCTACGGGATTTTTCGGTTCTGTATGCCCCTGTTTCCCGATGCTTGGCAAACCTTGTCTCCTGTGTTGGCGACTTGGGCGATTGTGAGTGTGTTGTATGGTGCGTTAGCTGCCATCGCCCAAAAAGACATCAAACGAATGGTGGCCTATAGCTCCGTGGGACATATGGGCTATATCCTCCTGGCCGCTGCCGCCCATACGGAACTCAGCGTTGTCGGTGCCATTTCTCAAATGTTTGCCCATGGACTGATCTTGGCGCTGCTCTTCCATTTGGTCGGTATCATTGAGACCAAGGTGGGGACACGAGATTTAGAAGTCCTCAATGGTCTCATGAATCCAGTGCGAGGGTTACCTCTAGTCAGTGCTCTCCTTGTTCTCGCGGGCATGGCTAGTGCAGGAATTCCCGGATTGGTGGGCTTTATCGCTGAGTTTTTGGTCTTCCAAGGCAGCTATGCGGCCTTCCCCATTCAAACCCTATTGAGCGTCGTGGGGACCGGATTAACGGCAGTGTATTTTGTCATCTTGCTGAACCGAACCTGTTTTGGGCGCTTAGATAGCAGCATTGCTTACTACCCTAAGGTGGAATGGAATGAGCGAATTCCAGCCCTCATTCTAACGTTGCTGATTATTGTTCTGGGGCTGCAACCGTCTTGGCTCGTGCGGTGGAGTGAACCCACAACTGCAGCCATGCTTGCAGAAATCCATCTATCTACTCCCACCCCTAATACATTTGTAGTCAAGATTGACCCTGAACCCATGCCAACTTTGCTAAGCGCTGGGAACTCTTCCTCTGTAAGTTAA
- a CDS encoding CO2 hydration protein, whose product MSATTSTPTKLPPSQHQFADIIHRLEAGGAMLPDTPENLKQIIGIYKAYAVPMDFYWRNLLYIAEQVFLEPLPLFKYFLPKEYLDLHNHYAGDDADLRIWRGEATAHPELVEFMEKGEIKRKLPKLLHHLWHDRINMEFAEACMRSMFWHRNMGGQFDPYLDTDEYVANADRAIKAYFKGNPVMLGLYKLFPDMFVEQVRQLSYYSNLGLFWEVMAPVFFEMSDLYDEGKLTTVPEAMDFLVNGIFAIAGRPIYHNVYIRGECYEIVPKSKGFMWLYEAALPYVEAVFYRTSPFRGTKSYNAQAKQVPENQEDFHYGILYADVFPIGSAGIPPTLLMQDMLHFLPPYLVDYYQQYCRGEDDTLIQLGVTFQRSMYCVTSAVIQALRQALLYPLDDEDPQHLQANRDFFESQLDRFKRPEARLMDIQRQDYR is encoded by the coding sequence ATGAGTGCCACGACCTCGACACCCACTAAACTGCCCCCGTCTCAACATCAGTTCGCTGATATTATTCATCGTCTGGAAGCGGGTGGGGCAATGTTGCCCGATACGCCAGAAAATCTGAAGCAGATTATTGGCATTTATAAAGCCTATGCAGTCCCCATGGATTTCTACTGGCGCAACTTGCTCTACATCGCCGAACAGGTGTTCCTAGAACCGTTGCCCCTGTTCAAGTACTTCTTACCCAAAGAGTATCTGGATCTCCACAATCACTATGCTGGGGATGATGCAGATTTGCGGATTTGGCGAGGCGAGGCCACCGCTCACCCTGAATTAGTGGAATTTATGGAGAAGGGTGAGATCAAGCGCAAGCTCCCTAAACTGCTGCATCACTTGTGGCATGACCGGATCAATATGGAATTCGCGGAAGCCTGTATGCGATCCATGTTCTGGCATCGCAATATGGGAGGTCAGTTTGATCCGTACTTGGATACGGATGAGTACGTTGCCAACGCCGATCGAGCCATCAAAGCTTACTTCAAAGGCAACCCGGTGATGCTAGGGCTGTATAAGCTCTTTCCAGATATGTTTGTGGAGCAGGTTCGGCAGTTATCCTACTACTCCAACTTGGGCCTGTTCTGGGAAGTGATGGCTCCCGTCTTTTTTGAAATGTCGGATCTCTACGATGAGGGCAAGCTGACCACGGTCCCCGAAGCCATGGACTTTTTGGTGAATGGCATCTTTGCGATCGCAGGTCGTCCCATCTATCACAATGTCTATATTCGGGGAGAATGCTACGAAATTGTTCCTAAGTCCAAAGGGTTTATGTGGCTCTATGAAGCGGCTCTTCCCTATGTGGAAGCGGTGTTCTATCGCACCTCTCCCTTCCGGGGAACAAAGTCCTACAATGCCCAGGCCAAGCAAGTCCCAGAAAATCAAGAAGACTTTCACTACGGCATTCTCTATGCTGACGTGTTTCCCATTGGGTCTGCTGGTATCCCTCCGACCCTGCTCATGCAGGATATGCTGCATTTCCTACCCCCCTATTTAGTGGACTATTACCAGCAATATTGCCGAGGTGAAGATGACACCCTGATTCAACTGGGAGTAACCTTTCAGCGGTCCATGTATTGCGTCACTTCGGCGGTGATTCAGGCCCTTCGCCAAGCGCTGCTCTATCCCCTGGATGATGAAGACCCTCAACATTTGCAGGCCAATCGGGACTTCTTTGAATCCCAGCTCGATCGGTTCAAACGTCCTGAAGCTCGGTTAATGGATATTCAACGCCAGGACTATCGCTAG
- a CDS encoding fasciclin domain-containing protein produces MADIVDIAVGSDDFSTLVAAVQAADLVETLKSPGPFTVFAPTNDAFAQLPDGTIHTLLQNIPQLSRILTFHVVPGKLTQADLQELESVVSVEGSPIPIRASENFEVKNATVIAADIEAENGVIHVLDRVLLMG; encoded by the coding sequence ATGGCTGATATTGTTGATATTGCAGTTGGGTCTGATGATTTTTCGACCCTAGTTGCGGCAGTCCAGGCAGCAGATCTAGTAGAGACGTTGAAAAGTCCTGGTCCGTTTACTGTTTTTGCACCTACAAATGATGCATTTGCCCAGCTTCCTGACGGCACCATCCATACCTTGTTGCAGAATATCCCCCAACTGAGCCGAATCTTGACGTTTCATGTCGTCCCCGGCAAGCTTACTCAGGCTGATTTACAAGAGCTGGAGTCAGTGGTATCTGTGGAAGGCTCGCCTATTCCCATTCGTGCTTCTGAGAATTTTGAAGTGAAGAATGCCACGGTGATTGCCGCAGATATTGAGGCTGAGAATGGCGTGATCCATGTGTTAGACCGAGTCCTACTGATGGGGTAG
- a CDS encoding ferredoxin yields the protein MPTKILVCQNKTCHQQGSANVLTEFLASTPPGIIVESSGCLGQCGSGPMVFMLPEEIWYSCVHPYDVAVIAEQHLRRGRVVTQKLYPMFHSPPRPIGIWLTALSFLLSLLFLLIWMQATHAALLARA from the coding sequence ATGCCTACAAAAATTTTAGTTTGTCAGAATAAGACCTGTCACCAGCAAGGTTCAGCAAACGTACTGACTGAGTTTCTGGCTAGCACTCCCCCTGGAATCATCGTGGAGTCTTCAGGTTGTTTGGGGCAATGTGGGAGTGGGCCAATGGTGTTCATGTTACCTGAAGAGATATGGTACAGCTGCGTTCACCCCTATGACGTAGCTGTGATTGCGGAGCAACATCTCAGGCGAGGACGGGTGGTCACTCAAAAGCTATATCCCATGTTCCATTCTCCACCCAGGCCAATTGGCATATGGCTAACAGCCTTGAGCTTCTTGCTAAGTTTATTGTTCTTGTTGATATGGATGCAAGCAACCCATGCTGCCCTGCTTGCTCGGGCTTAG
- a CDS encoding pentapeptide repeat-containing protein: protein MSFVGLAAVLLLVLSWLDIQRIRSQLKQERISLSQKKADLHWAQVDQNKNRVEVLSGYFQTIQLFIDQGLKEPSAPPSLIKEAEEITLETLPQLDGRGKGELLLFLYSESLIGKCPLHSAKMYCQIPGRIPILSLVGADLRRAKLREISLNGADLRRTDLRGVDFRDSDLTKVDFRKANLSGADLSTAVLYGADLSGAFLRVAILKQTRLGCYASCSGTPAASLRQTDLQGADLTGANLGYVSLEGGNLREALLINAKLAGAKLEEASFVDADLAGAHLSYYWKGSCSASSWEARVATVNNTDFTNANLSRANLQGLMIDISSGIEGAELSNANLDAAQIGSGPEGNC, encoded by the coding sequence GTGTCATTTGTTGGTCTTGCTGCTGTGTTGCTTCTGGTATTGAGTTGGTTGGATATTCAACGTATCCGTTCTCAGCTTAAACAGGAAAGGATTAGCCTAAGTCAGAAAAAGGCTGATTTACACTGGGCTCAAGTCGACCAAAATAAGAATAGAGTCGAAGTACTATCTGGTTATTTTCAAACGATACAACTTTTTATAGATCAGGGATTGAAGGAACCATCAGCTCCTCCTAGCCTGATAAAGGAAGCTGAAGAAATAACCTTAGAAACACTACCTCAATTGGATGGGAGAGGGAAAGGAGAACTGCTTTTGTTTCTATACAGCGAAAGCCTAATTGGGAAATGTCCATTGCATTCTGCCAAAATGTATTGTCAAATTCCAGGCAGAATTCCAATACTTTCTTTAGTAGGAGCGGATCTGCGCAGGGCAAAACTCAGAGAAATATCACTCAATGGAGCAGACCTTAGAAGAACAGACTTGCGAGGAGTAGATTTTCGGGATAGCGATCTGACCAAAGTTGATTTCAGAAAGGCTAACCTTAGTGGAGCAGATTTAAGCACAGCTGTTCTGTATGGTGCTGATTTGAGTGGGGCTTTCTTAAGAGTGGCGATACTTAAACAAACTCGTTTGGGATGCTATGCCTCATGCAGCGGGACACCAGCTGCATCCTTAAGACAAACTGATCTCCAAGGAGCCGATCTAACAGGTGCGAATCTTGGCTATGTCTCTCTCGAAGGTGGAAACCTTCGAGAGGCATTACTCATTAATGCGAAACTTGCAGGAGCAAAGCTAGAGGAAGCAAGTTTTGTAGACGCCGATCTTGCAGGAGCACATTTGAGCTACTACTGGAAAGGTAGCTGTAGTGCTTCGTCCTGGGAAGCTAGAGTAGCAACTGTGAATAACACAGATTTCACCAATGCAAATTTAAGCCGGGCCAATTTGCAAGGGCTGATGATAGATATTTCTTCAGGTATAGAGGGTGCTGAGTTGTCTAACGCCAATCTGGATGCAGCCCAGATCGGCTCTGGTCCTGAAGGTAACTGCTAA
- a CDS encoding serine protease — translation MKQHRRAIWGVLLFNLNLLGLPVLLTSISSSQAQTVTGNCDGQRPVGDHRIPAAALPTGLSNPPEPQPATVRIGHNVSIGYGVRVEGQVVTKKPGLPLQGPGSPIVPIPEGVSKSSIAAFYPDACKTKAQPIARPQIDRPTGPSPIALATGDIAQRAKQVTVSLGNGITEGSGVIIERQGNTYTLLTAAHVVAATDSPYRITTDDQQQHMAMQVRPLQDIDLAVVTFQSDRTYSVSSLASGQPASEGLPVFVSGFPMTTAAITQPVYNFTDGKITARSSRSFADGYAMIYTNRTLPGMSGGGVFNGDGELVGIHGRGDVDSTLEASTLNTDIRIKTGFNLGIPIESFLKQAQSLGMTLKAHLPANAPPPSPVDDSLINAAIKAQSGDYAGARAVLSQAIGSSPREARLYLARANYAIASGQSQAALQDLDRVIEFDPKAEQAYWLRGAYRNASRDAAGAIADFSRVIELNPNRLQAYLWRATLYMAQTDYQSAIQDYSAMIRIDPQNILAFSQRGSTRFIQGDQQGALKDYDQLIKLNPQNAEAYDRRAHVRRYSGNPQGALQDYRRMTTINPRNSRAYEQIASLSQDQNDIEGAIAAYGQLQTLKPNDTSVYLSRGQLYEKQKRYVEAIADYTKMIKLQPFQSSWFIMRGSAREKAGQRAGAKADYRQVAKLYQQQGDESSAKDWLERANKL, via the coding sequence ATGAAGCAACATCGAAGGGCAATCTGGGGGGTACTACTATTTAATCTAAACCTACTGGGTCTTCCAGTACTCCTAACGTCAATATCATCCAGTCAAGCCCAAACCGTAACGGGGAACTGCGATGGCCAAAGGCCGGTCGGAGACCATCGCATCCCCGCAGCAGCGCTACCAACAGGCCTATCTAACCCTCCTGAGCCGCAGCCTGCCACAGTCAGAATTGGTCATAATGTCAGCATTGGCTATGGAGTTCGCGTAGAAGGTCAGGTCGTTACCAAAAAACCGGGTCTGCCGCTCCAAGGCCCAGGTAGCCCCATCGTTCCCATCCCTGAAGGTGTATCAAAAAGTTCCATCGCCGCATTTTATCCCGATGCTTGCAAAACGAAAGCCCAGCCCATTGCCCGGCCCCAGATCGACAGACCGACGGGACCCTCTCCAATCGCCCTGGCCACCGGGGATATCGCCCAACGAGCGAAACAGGTCACCGTTAGCTTAGGGAATGGCATCACTGAAGGATCTGGCGTGATTATCGAGCGCCAAGGCAATACCTATACTCTCTTAACCGCAGCTCACGTCGTGGCTGCAACCGATAGCCCCTATCGGATTACAACAGATGATCAGCAGCAGCATATGGCCATGCAGGTGCGCCCCTTACAGGATATTGATCTGGCAGTCGTAACCTTCCAGAGTGATCGCACCTACAGCGTCAGTTCCCTTGCCAGTGGGCAACCTGCTAGCGAGGGTTTGCCCGTTTTCGTATCGGGATTTCCGATGACGACTGCTGCTATCACTCAACCCGTCTATAACTTTACCGATGGCAAAATTACGGCTCGCAGCAGCCGCAGCTTTGCCGATGGTTATGCCATGATCTACACCAACCGAACCCTCCCTGGCATGAGTGGCGGCGGCGTTTTTAATGGTGATGGTGAACTCGTCGGCATTCACGGGCGAGGGGATGTCGATAGTACCCTAGAAGCTTCAACGCTCAATACCGATATTCGAATTAAAACAGGGTTCAATCTCGGTATTCCCATCGAATCGTTTCTGAAGCAAGCCCAGTCGCTGGGGATGACCTTAAAGGCACATCTGCCTGCCAATGCACCACCTCCATCTCCCGTTGACGACTCTCTCATCAATGCCGCTATTAAGGCCCAGTCAGGTGACTATGCTGGCGCTAGGGCAGTTTTGTCTCAGGCCATTGGCAGTTCACCTCGCGAGGCTCGCCTCTATTTAGCTCGGGCTAATTATGCGATCGCAAGTGGTCAATCCCAAGCTGCTCTTCAAGATTTAGACCGAGTGATCGAATTCGATCCCAAGGCAGAACAGGCCTATTGGCTACGGGGAGCCTATCGGAATGCGAGTCGTGATGCAGCGGGTGCGATCGCAGATTTTAGTCGGGTGATTGAACTGAACCCCAACCGTTTGCAGGCTTACCTGTGGCGGGCCACGCTTTATATGGCCCAGACCGATTATCAATCCGCCATCCAAGACTATTCCGCCATGATTCGGATTGATCCGCAAAATATATTGGCCTTCAGTCAGCGGGGCAGTACCCGCTTTATTCAGGGCGATCAGCAGGGCGCTCTCAAAGATTATGACCAGCTGATCAAGCTCAATCCACAGAATGCCGAAGCCTACGATCGTCGTGCCCATGTACGTCGCTATAGTGGTAACCCCCAAGGTGCGCTCCAGGACTATCGCAGGATGACCACAATCAATCCTCGCAATTCCCGCGCCTATGAGCAGATTGCTTCCCTGAGTCAAGATCAGAATGATATAGAGGGGGCGATTGCGGCCTATGGTCAGCTCCAAACCCTTAAACCGAATGATACGTCGGTCTATCTGAGTCGGGGGCAACTGTACGAGAAACAAAAACGCTATGTTGAGGCCATTGCTGACTATACCAAGATGATTAAGTTACAGCCCTTTCAATCGTCTTGGTTCATCATGCGCGGCAGCGCCAGAGAAAAGGCAGGGCAGCGTGCAGGGGCAAAGGCTGATTATCGTCAGGTTGCCAAGCTTTATCAACAGCAGGGAGATGAGTCCAGTGCAAAAGACTGGCTAGAGAGAGCGAATAAATTGTAG